Proteins encoded by one window of Pseudomonas coleopterorum:
- a CDS encoding RNA polymerase sigma factor, protein MSQSRFNSVFLSQRLSLLRTLQRMVRNPSTAEDLLQETYLRVNRALGERPIEHLEPFVFQTARNLALDYLRSRRVQERTMVEDVPLDVLQSIAAVSSTPDEAAHAERLLARLTLSLGRLTPRQQRIFILSRVHGSSYVEIAEELHVSASTIQKELKLIMAICIGVAQRLEQHP, encoded by the coding sequence GTGAGTCAATCACGCTTCAATTCCGTTTTCCTCTCCCAACGCTTGAGTCTGCTGCGCACCCTTCAGCGCATGGTACGCAACCCCAGCACCGCCGAAGACCTGCTTCAGGAAACCTACCTGAGGGTCAACCGTGCCCTGGGCGAGCGCCCCATCGAGCATCTCGAACCTTTCGTGTTCCAGACAGCGCGCAATCTGGCACTGGATTATCTGCGCTCACGGCGGGTGCAGGAGCGGACCATGGTCGAAGATGTGCCCCTCGACGTGCTACAAAGCATTGCAGCAGTGAGCAGCACTCCAGATGAGGCGGCTCATGCCGAGCGCCTGCTGGCCAGGCTGACCCTGAGCCTTGGCCGACTGACGCCGCGCCAGCAGCGCATTTTCATATTGAGCCGAGTGCATGGCAGCAGTTATGTGGAAATTGCCGAGGAACTGCACGTCTCGGCAAGCACCATACAGAAGGAATTGAAATTGATCATGGCGATCTGCATCGGCGTCGCACAGCGCCTGGAGCAACACCCGTGA
- the gap gene encoding type I glyceraldehyde-3-phosphate dehydrogenase gives MTIRIAINGFGRIGRNVLRALYTQGYRQDLQVVAINDLGDSAINAHLLKYDTVHGTFDGTVEHDKEGLTVNGDRISVSAIRNPAELPWKAENIDVVFECTGLFTDREKAAAHLTAGARKVIISAPAKGADATVVYGVNHEVLRQSHEVISNASCTTNCLAPVAQVLHRELGIEQGLMTTIHAYTNDQNLIDVYHSDPYRARSATQSMIPSKTGAAEAVGLVLPELAGKLTGMAVRVPVINVSLVDLTLNLSRQVSRDEINALMQAAAEQSKVLGYNTLPLVSTDFNHNPLSSIFDANHTKVNGKLVKVMAWYDNEWGFSNRMLDNCLALINAK, from the coding sequence ATGACCATTCGTATAGCTATCAACGGTTTTGGCCGCATCGGCCGCAACGTCCTGCGGGCACTCTATACCCAAGGCTACCGCCAGGACCTGCAAGTCGTCGCCATCAACGACCTGGGCGACAGCGCGATCAACGCCCACCTGCTCAAGTACGACACGGTGCATGGCACCTTCGACGGCACGGTGGAGCACGACAAGGAAGGCCTGACGGTCAATGGCGATCGCATTTCGGTGAGCGCCATCCGCAACCCGGCCGAGCTGCCGTGGAAGGCCGAGAACATCGACGTGGTGTTCGAATGCACCGGCCTGTTCACCGACCGTGAGAAGGCTGCGGCGCATCTGACCGCTGGCGCGCGCAAGGTGATCATCTCGGCCCCGGCCAAGGGCGCCGACGCCACGGTGGTCTATGGCGTCAACCATGAAGTGCTGCGCCAGTCCCACGAGGTGATCTCCAACGCCTCGTGCACCACCAACTGCCTGGCGCCGGTTGCCCAGGTACTGCACCGCGAACTGGGCATCGAGCAGGGTTTGATGACCACGATCCATGCCTACACCAACGACCAGAACCTGATCGACGTGTACCACAGCGACCCCTACCGCGCGCGCTCGGCCACCCAGTCGATGATCCCCAGCAAGACCGGTGCTGCCGAGGCAGTAGGCCTGGTGCTGCCCGAACTTGCCGGCAAACTGACCGGCATGGCGGTACGCGTCCCGGTGATCAACGTATCGCTGGTCGACCTGACCCTGAACCTGTCGCGCCAAGTCAGCCGTGACGAAATCAATGCGCTGATGCAGGCGGCCGCCGAGCAGTCCAAGGTGCTGGGTTACAACACCCTGCCGCTGGTTTCCACCGACTTCAACCACAACCCGCTGTCGTCGATCTTCGATGCCAACCACACCAAGGTCAACGGCAAGCTGGTCAAGGTCATGGCCTGGTACGACAACGAGTGGGGCTTCTCGAATCGCATGCTGGACAACTGCCTGGCGCTGATCAACGCCAAGTAA
- the edd gene encoding phosphogluconate dehydratase — MHPRVLEVTQRLIARSQATREHYLQLIDSAASDGPMRGKLQCANFAHGVAGCGTEDKHQLRMMNATNIAIVSSYNDMLSAHQPYETYPEQLKQALREIGSVGQFAGGVPAMCDGVTQGEPGMELSLASRETIALSTAVALSHNMFDGALMLGICDKIVPGLMMGALRFGHLPMIFVPGGPMPSGISNKEKADVRQRYAEGKASREELLESEMKSYHSPGTCTFYGTANTNQLLMEVLGLHLPGASFVNPNTPLRDALTHEAAHQVTRLTKANGEFTPIGRIVDEKSLVNSIVALHATGGSTNHTLHMPAIAMAAGIILTWQDMADLSEVVPTLSNVYPNGKADINHFQAAGGMAFLIRELLGAGLLHEDVNTVAGHGLSRYTREPFLEDGRLVWREGPVASLDESILRPVARPFSAEGGLRVMEGNLGRGVMKVSAVALENQVVEAPCRVFQDQQELADAFKAGELEKDFVAVMRFQGPRSNGMPELHKMTPFLGVLQDRGFKVALVTDGRMSGASGKIPAAIHVSPEAASGGPLALVRDGDIIRVDGVEGTLQVRVDAQTLASRTPAVGTLANGVGCGRELFGFMRQAFSSAEQGASAFTSGLEILR; from the coding sequence ATGCATCCCCGCGTCCTTGAGGTCACCCAACGGCTGATCGCGCGTAGCCAAGCTACCCGCGAGCACTACCTGCAACTGATCGACAGCGCTGCCAGCGACGGCCCCATGCGGGGCAAGCTGCAGTGTGCGAACTTTGCCCATGGAGTAGCGGGGTGCGGCACCGAAGACAAGCACCAACTGCGCATGATGAACGCGACCAACATCGCAATTGTTTCGTCATATAACGACATGCTCTCGGCGCATCAGCCCTACGAAACCTACCCCGAGCAGCTCAAGCAAGCCCTGCGTGAAATCGGCTCGGTCGGCCAGTTCGCCGGCGGCGTGCCGGCCATGTGCGATGGCGTGACCCAGGGTGAGCCCGGCATGGAGCTGAGCCTGGCCAGCCGCGAAACCATTGCGCTGTCCACAGCCGTGGCGCTGTCGCACAACATGTTCGACGGTGCGCTGATGCTCGGCATCTGCGACAAGATCGTGCCGGGCTTGATGATGGGGGCCCTGCGTTTTGGCCATCTGCCCATGATCTTCGTCCCCGGCGGACCGATGCCGTCGGGCATTTCCAACAAGGAAAAGGCCGATGTCCGGCAGCGCTATGCCGAGGGCAAGGCCAGCCGTGAGGAATTGCTCGAATCGGAGATGAAGTCCTACCACAGTCCGGGCACCTGCACCTTCTATGGCACGGCCAACACCAATCAGTTGCTCATGGAGGTGCTGGGCCTGCATTTGCCGGGCGCCTCGTTCGTCAACCCCAATACGCCGCTGCGCGACGCGCTGACCCATGAAGCGGCTCATCAGGTGACGCGCCTGACCAAAGCCAATGGCGAGTTCACGCCCATTGGCCGCATCGTCGATGAAAAGTCACTGGTGAATTCGATCGTCGCCCTGCACGCCACGGGTGGTTCGACCAACCACACGCTGCACATGCCGGCGATCGCCATGGCAGCAGGCATCATCCTGACCTGGCAGGACATGGCCGACCTTTCCGAGGTCGTGCCCACCCTGTCCAACGTCTACCCGAACGGCAAGGCCGACATCAACCATTTCCAGGCCGCTGGCGGCATGGCGTTCTTGATTCGCGAGCTGCTCGGTGCAGGCCTGTTGCACGAGGATGTCAACACCGTGGCTGGCCATGGCCTGAGCCGCTATACCCGCGAGCCGTTTCTGGAAGACGGCCGGCTGGTCTGGCGCGAAGGGCCTGTGGCGAGCCTCGACGAGAGCATTCTGCGCCCGGTGGCACGCCCGTTTTCGGCCGAGGGCGGATTGCGCGTGATGGAAGGCAACCTGGGCCGTGGCGTCATGAAAGTGTCTGCTGTGGCTCTGGAGAATCAGGTGGTAGAAGCGCCTTGCCGCGTGTTCCAGGACCAGCAGGAACTGGCCGACGCGTTCAAGGCCGGCGAACTGGAAAAGGATTTCGTCGCCGTCATGCGCTTCCAGGGGCCGCGCTCCAACGGCATGCCGGAACTGCACAAGATGACGCCGTTTCTCGGCGTGCTGCAGGACCGCGGCTTCAAGGTCGCGCTGGTCACCGACGGTCGCATGTCCGGCGCGTCCGGCAAGATTCCCGCCGCGATTCACGTCAGCCCCGAAGCGGCCAGTGGCGGACCGTTGGCCTTGGTGCGCGATGGCGATATCATCCGGGTCGACGGTGTCGAAGGTACCTTGCAGGTGCGCGTCGATGCCCAGACGCTGGCCAGCCGCACCCCGGCGGTCGGCACCTTGGCCAATGGCGTAGGTTGCGGGCGTGAACTGTTCGGGTTCATGCGCCAGGCCTTCAGCTCGGCCGAGCAAGGCGCCAGTGCCTTCACTTCGGGGTTGGAGATTTTGCGATGA
- a CDS encoding glucokinase, with amino-acid sequence MTLALIGDIGGTNARFAIWENDALHSVRVFATADYTSPEHAIGVYMADLKLQKGDIGAACLAVAGPVDGDEFRFTNSHWRLSRKAFCQTLQVGHLLLINDFTAMALGMTRLQPDEYQLVCEGEADPARPAVVIGPGTGLGVGTLIGLRNGWMALPGEGGHVDLPVGSPREAQLRAHIEAQIGHVSAETILSGGGLLRLYQTVCEVDGHEPSCDSPAQVTEAGLAGDPVARETLEQFCRFLGRVAGNNVLTVGGRGGVYIVGGVIPRFLDIFMQSGFAESFADKGCMSDYFKGIPVWVVTAEFSGLLGAGVALQQAQA; translated from the coding sequence ATGACACTCGCCCTCATTGGCGATATTGGCGGTACCAACGCACGTTTCGCCATCTGGGAGAATGACGCATTGCATTCGGTCCGGGTCTTCGCGACGGCGGACTACACCAGCCCCGAGCACGCAATCGGCGTGTACATGGCCGACCTCAAACTGCAAAAAGGCGATATCGGCGCCGCGTGCCTGGCGGTGGCCGGCCCGGTGGACGGTGACGAATTTCGCTTCACCAACAGCCATTGGCGCCTGAGCCGCAAGGCGTTCTGCCAGACTTTGCAGGTGGGCCACCTGCTGCTGATCAACGATTTCACGGCCATGGCCTTGGGCATGACCCGCCTGCAGCCCGACGAGTATCAGCTGGTGTGCGAAGGGGAGGCCGACCCTGCACGTCCGGCCGTGGTCATCGGTCCGGGCACCGGCCTGGGCGTGGGCACCTTGATCGGCCTGCGCAACGGCTGGATGGCGCTGCCGGGAGAGGGCGGCCATGTCGACCTGCCCGTCGGCAGCCCCCGCGAAGCTCAACTGCGGGCGCACATCGAAGCACAGATCGGTCACGTCAGTGCCGAAACGATTCTGAGCGGTGGCGGCTTGTTGAGGTTGTATCAAACTGTGTGCGAAGTGGACGGCCACGAACCATCCTGCGACTCACCTGCGCAAGTCACCGAAGCCGGTCTGGCCGGCGATCCCGTCGCCCGCGAAACCCTGGAGCAATTCTGTCGCTTTCTCGGCCGAGTGGCGGGCAACAATGTGCTGACCGTGGGCGGTCGCGGCGGTGTGTACATCGTCGGCGGCGTGATCCCGCGCTTCCTGGATATCTTCATGCAGAGCGGTTTCGCCGAGAGCTTCGCCGACAAGGGCTGCATGAGCGATTACTTCAAGGGCATTCCCGTGTGGGTGGTCACGGCCGAGTTCTCCGGACTGCTGGGCGCTGGCGTGGCCTTGCAACAGGCGCAAGCTTGA
- a CDS encoding response regulator, with product MSTVGKSILLVDDDQEIRELLDTYLSRAGFAVRTTADGAGFREALSAEVGTDLVILDVMLPDEDGFSLCRWIRQHPRMAQVPIIMLTASSDEADRVIGLELGADDYLGKPFSPRELQARIKALLRRSQFASERSERSGEVLGFDEWRLDTVSHRLFHTDGEEVFLSGADFALLKLFLDHPQQILDRDTIGNATRGREPMPLDRIVDMAVSRLRQRLRDNDKPPRLIRTVRGSGYLLAAHVAPV from the coding sequence GTGAGCACTGTCGGCAAATCGATCCTGCTGGTCGATGACGATCAGGAAATCCGCGAACTGCTGGACACCTACCTGAGCCGCGCCGGCTTTGCCGTGCGCACCACTGCCGACGGCGCCGGCTTTCGCGAAGCCCTGAGCGCCGAGGTCGGCACCGACCTGGTAATTCTTGACGTCATGCTGCCCGATGAAGACGGCTTCAGCCTGTGCCGCTGGATCCGCCAGCATCCGCGCATGGCCCAAGTGCCGATCATCATGCTGACGGCCAGCTCCGATGAAGCGGACCGGGTAATCGGTCTCGAATTGGGCGCCGATGACTATCTGGGCAAACCGTTCAGCCCTCGCGAGCTGCAAGCGCGCATCAAGGCACTGCTGCGGCGCAGCCAGTTCGCCAGCGAGCGTAGCGAGCGCAGCGGCGAGGTGCTCGGCTTCGACGAGTGGCGGCTCGATACCGTGAGCCACCGGTTGTTTCACACCGATGGCGAGGAGGTGTTCCTGTCCGGTGCCGACTTCGCCCTGCTCAAGCTGTTCCTCGATCATCCCCAGCAGATTCTCGACCGCGACACCATCGGCAACGCCACACGCGGGCGCGAGCCGATGCCTCTGGACCGCATCGTCGACATGGCGGTGAGCCGTCTGCGCCAGCGCCTGCGCGACAACGACAAACCGCCCCGGTTGATCCGCACGGTGCGCGGTAGCGGCTACCTGCTGGCGGCCCACGTTGCGCCTGTTTAA